One genomic segment of Lampris incognitus isolate fLamInc1 chromosome 2, fLamInc1.hap2, whole genome shotgun sequence includes these proteins:
- the pink1 gene encoding serine/threonine-protein kinase PINK1, mitochondrial, with translation MSVKHALSRGLELGRSLLQLGLLKPAGRVAAKFRGERFRVGQPGRTVQPQTFLPSRYRYYRTSLKGVAAQLQRGGLRRFGGGPPRNRAVFLAFGLGAVLTEQQLEDDVRSAATCQEIQTFFKKKKFQTPPKPFISGYKLEDFVIGKQIGKGSNAAVYEAAAPLALSKESDKCSLVELREDGDKEEKASSLRCCSFKNFPLAIKMMWNFGVGSSSEAILRSMSQELVPSGPLALKQEKEQITLDGQFGVLPKRVSAHPNVIRVYRAFTADVPLLPGAQEEYPAVLPARLHPAGLGNNRTLFLVMKNYPYTLCQYLKESTPGRREASLMVLQLLEGVDHLYRQGVAHRDLKSDNVLLEFDSDGCPRLVISDFGCCMAQNDSSLQLPFNSMFVDRGGNACLMAPEVATAVPGPSVVINYSKADAWALGAISYEIFGQRNPFYGEGGLESRNYQEKQLPPLPASVPADVQLVIRLLLRRNPNKRPSARVAANVLHISLWGRKALANQDSAGMRKLADWLLCQSALVLLRGCSGASGNSAETELQRCFLSNLDLEDLRTAVGFLVYGQGQHQVPNLSA, from the exons ATGTCCGTGAAACACGCCCTCAGCAGAGGACTTGAGCTGGGGAGGTCGTTGCTTCAGCTGGGCCTCCTTAAACCTGCCGGCCGGGTCGCAGCGAAGTTCCGAGGCGAGCGTTTCCGTGTAGGCCAGCCGGGCCGCACCGTTCAGCCTCAGACTTTCCTGCCTTCCCGGTACCGATACTACCGCACGTCGCTGAAGGGCGTCGCCGCTCAGCTGCAGCGCGGCGGTTTGCGGAGGTTTGGGGGCGGCCCACCAAGAAACAGGGCCGTGTTTTTGGCTTTTGGTCTCGGAGCGGTACTGACCGAACAGCAGCTCGAGGACGACGTGAGGAGTGCAGCAACATGCCAGGAAATCCAG ACTTTCTTTAAGAAGAAGAAGTTCCAGACTCCTCCCAAGCCATTTATTTCTGGGTACAAGTTGGAGGACTTTGTTATTGGAAAACAGATTGGCAAAGGATCCAATGCGGCTGTGTATGAGGCGGCTGCTCCATTGGCCCTATCCAAGGAAAGTGACAAGTGTTCTCTGGTGGAGTTGAGAGAGGATGGAGATAAAGAAGAGAAAGCTTCTTCTCTGAGATGCTGCTCATTTAAAAACTTCCCTCTGGCTATCAAGATGATGTGGAACTTTGGG GTGGGGTCATCAAGTGAGGCCATATTGAGATCAATGTCACAAGAGCTGGTGCCTTCTGGCCCACTCGCCTTAAAGCAGGAAAAAGAGCAAATTACTCTGGATGG ACAATTTGGAGTCCTACCCAAGAGGGTATCAGCCCACCCTAATGTTATCCGAGTGTACCGGGCTTTCACCGCAGATGTCCCCCTGTTACCAGGTGCCCAGGAGGAGTATCCAGCTGTCCTACCTGCCAGACTCCACCCTGCTGGTCTTGGCAACAACCGTACTCTCTTCTTGGTCATGAAGAA CTATCCCTACACGCTGTGCCAGTACCTGAAGGAATCCACGCCAGGCCGAAGGGAGGCCTCTCTGATGGTGCTGCAACTGCTGGAGGGGGTGGACCACCTGTACAGACAGGGTGTCGCTCACAGGGACCTCAAGTCAGACAATGTGCTGCTGGAGTTTGACTCAG ATGGCTGCCCTCGCTTAGTGATCAGTGACTTTGGCTGCTGCATGGCACAGAATGACTCCAGTCTACAACTGCCTTTCAACAGCATGTTTGTCGATAGAGGAGGGAACGCCTGCCTTATGGCACCTGAG GTGGCGACTGCTGTTCCAGGACCTAGTGTGGTCATTAACTATAGCAAAGCAGATGCCTGGGCGTTGGGTGCCATCTCCTATGAGATATTTGGTCAGCGAAACCCATTCTATGGAGAAGGGGGACTTGAGAGCAGGAATTACCAAGAGAAGCAGCTTCCACCCCTGCCTGCCAGTGTTCCAGCTGATGTGCAGCTTGTTATCAGATTGCTTCTCAGGAGGAACCCAAACAAG CGTCCCAGTGCTCGTGTAGCTGCTAACGTGCTGCATATCAGCCTCTGGGGACGGAAGGCCCTGGCCAATCAGGACAGTGCTGGCATGCGGAAGCTTGCTGATTGGTTGCTGTGTCAGTCAGCCTTGGTTCTCCTAAGGGGCTGCAGCGGCGCCAGTGGGAACTCAGCAGAGACAGAGCTTCAGAGGTGCTTCCTCTCAAACCTGGACCTGGAGGATcttcgcactgctgtgggcttccTCGTGTATGGACAAGGACAGCATCAAGTCCCAAACCTGTCTGCTTAG
- the agmat gene encoding agmatinase, mitochondrial, whose protein sequence is MLSFWKHLNKSCHVASGVSRSYLGRFARSFPSRCRETSVACSDFGRRVPSVINATRPCSRSARYNVPPSAEFVARVSGIATMAKLPYQETAEGLDAAFIGIPIDTGTSNRPGARFGPRQIRAESALLRAYSSGTRAAPYESLMVADIGDVNVNVYDLKDTCKRIREAYRKILVHGCIPLTMGGDHTIAYPILQAVAEKYGPVGLVHVDAHADTSDVILGEKIGHGTPFRRCVEEGLLDCKRVVQIGLRGTGYSPDSYEWSRAQGFRVVQAEECWFKSLTPLMAEIRSQMGSGPVYLSFDIDALDPAFAPGTGTPEIAGLTSIQGVEIIRGCRSLNLVGCDLVEVSPPYDTTGNTALTGANLLFEMMCALPKTKHY, encoded by the exons ATGCTGTCATTTTGGAAACACCTGAATAAAAGTTGTCATGTTGCTTCGGGAGTTTCGCGTTCATATCTTGGCAGGTTTGCACGAAGCTTCCCTTCACGCTGCAGAGAAACTTCGGTTGCGTGCAGCGACTTCGGCAGACGAGTCCCGTCCGTAATAAACGCCACCCGACCATGCTCCAGGAGTGCTCGGTACAACGTGCCACCCAGCGCCGAGTTCGTCGCCAGGGTCTCCGGGATCGCTACAATGGCTAAATTACCTTACCAAGAGACAGCCGAGGGACTGGATGCTGCATTTATCGGCATTCCCATTGATACCGGGACCTCCAACCGACCTGGGGCAAG GTTTGGCCCCCGGCAGATTAGAGCAGAGTCCGCCTTGCTGAGGGCTTACAGCAGTGGCACTAGAGCAGCCCCCTATGAGTCCCTTATGGTTGCTGATATCGGGGACGTTAATGTCAATGTGTATGACCTGAAGGACACCTGTAAACGGATCAGAGAGGCCTACCGCAAGATCTTGGTCCACGGCTGTATTCCTCTGACCATGG GTGGTGATCATACAATTGCATACCCAATCCTACAAGCTGTTGCTGAGAA GTATGGCCCAGTGGGTCTGGTCCATGTAGATGCCCATGCGGACACAAGTGACGTCATCCTGGGGGAGAAGATTGGACATGGGACTCCATTCAGACGCTGTGTTGAGGAAGGGCTCCTAGATTGCAAGAGGGTGGTTCAGATTGGCCTGCGTGGTACAGGCTACTCGCCCGATTCATATGAGTGGAGCCGGGCTCAG GGTTTCCGTGTTGTTCAAGCTGAAGAATGTTGGTTCAaatccctcacacctctgatggCTGAGATTAGGTCTCAGATGGGCAGTGGTCCCGTCTACCTCAGCTTTGACATTGATGCTCTAGACCCAGCCTTTGCCCCTGGAACAGGTACACCAGAGATAGCAGGGCTTACATCCATACAG GGGGTTGAGATCATCCGGGGCTGCCGCAGTCTAAACCTTGTTGGTTGTGACCTAgtggaggtgtccccaccctatgaCACAACAG GAAACACAGCactcactggtgccaacctgctttTTGAAATGATGTGTGCCCTCCCTAAAACTAAACACTACTAA
- the dnajc16 gene encoding dnaJ homolog subfamily C member 16, with protein MAPSRTSLPLALMVILLVSSLRSLYATSELDPYKILGVTRSASQTEIKKVYKRLAKEWHPDKNKNPEAEDMFIKITKSYEILSNEEKRASYDRYGQTDDTQHYGHGHYGQRHDNFYFDESFFNFPFNSKNNRDFADSKFTLHFNQYVNDVVPDSFKRPYLIKITSDWCFSCIHIEPVWKEVVQEMETLGVGIGVVDVGYERRLANHLGAHRTPSILGVINGKVTFFHYAVSKEHLRQFVEDLLPQRLVEKVTDRNDLQFLNNWHELNKPHVLLFDQVPAVPLLFKLTAFAYKDYLQFGYVDQGLTETANLLKRFNINTYAPTMLVFKENIDKPADIIQAKGMKKQIIDEFMSNNKFLLVPRLVSQKLFDELCPVKQFHRRRKYCVLLITGDEETFSFGNQAFLSFASSNTKEVVRFAYVYQRLQQPLSDILMQNKDSTPSAPPQVVILERRNAAGKVFYKPVTAWNGSEEDKQRLLEELDKLQKDPSILVYDAMLPELNNEFASMFLIRWIYASYDYLSEVIDDILHNNWREMMPLLSLIFSALFILFGTVVIQAFSDSSEDKQTKPKAKDGTKAENGSPGMSSTSSRPPKKSFVEVTELTDITYTSNLVKLRPGHMNVVLVLTDATKNILLSKFAKEVYSFTGSLTLHFSFLNIDKHSEWMNTLLEYAQDAMQIDTDREEGSSHKMDYTGYVLALNGHKKYLCLFKPVYTGEDLDSKSSEEEGGATAGRSRSSSRDDHPPRKSNRSRSISTLQIHHKLDRLGLWMERLMEGTLPRYYIPAWPGLDKITANK; from the exons ATGGCACCATCAAGGACCTCTTTGCCATTGGCTTTGATGGTTATTCTCTTGGTGTCCTCGCTGAGATCATTGTATGCCACGTCTGAGTTGGACCCTTACAAAATCCTTGGAGTGACCAGGAGTGCAAGCCAAACTGAAATTAAAAAGGTCTACAAGCGCCTTGCAAAAGAATG GCATccggacaaaaacaaaaacccagaagCTGAGGACATGTTCATTAAGATCACCAAATCTTATGAG ATCTTGTCCAATGAAGAAAAACGTGCCAGTTATGACCGATACGGACAGACTGATGACACCCAGCACTATGGCCATGGCCACTATGGTCAACGCCATGACAACTTTTACTTTGACGAGTCCTTCTTCAACTTTCCTTTCAATAGCAAGAACAACAGGGACTTTGCTGACAGCAAGTTCACACTGCATTTTAATCAGTATGTCAACGATGTAGtgcctgacagtttcaagcggcCATACCTTATCAAGATAACCTCTGACTGGTGCTTCAGTTGCATCCACATTGAGCCCGTCTGGAAGGAAGTGGTACAGGAGATGGAGACACTAG GTGTGGGGATTGGTGTGGTAGATGTTGGCTATGAGAGGCGGCTAGCCAATCACCTTGGTGCTCATCGTACCCCATCAATACTTGGAGTGATCAACGGCAAAGTAACATTTTTCCATTACGCTGTGTCAAAGGAGCACTTAAGGCAGTTTGTAGAGGACCTTCTTCCTCAGAGACTAGTTGAGAAG GTCACGGACAGGAATGACCTGCAATTTCTGAACAATTGGCATGAGCTTAACAAGCCACATGTGCTTTTGTTTGACCAAGTGCCTGCAGTTCCTCTCCTATTCAAG CTGACAGCTTTTGCCTATAAGGACTACTTGCAGTTTGGCTATGTGGACCAGGGCCTTACAGAGACAGCCAATCTGCTAAAGCGGTTCAACATTAATACATATGCCCCCACCATGCTGGTCTTCAAGGAGAACATTGACAAGCCAGCTGACATTATACAG GCAAAAGGAATGAAAAAGCAAATAATTGACGAGTTCATGTCAAACAACAAATTCCTGCTTGTACCACGACTGGTCAGTCAAAAGCTCTTCGATGAGCTTTGCCCTGTCAAACAGTTTCACCGACGCAGGAA ATACTGTGTCCTGCTGATCACCGGTGATGAAGAGACCTTTTCTTTTGGGAACCAGGCTTTCCTCTCATTTGCCTCAAGCAATACCAAGGAGGTGGTGAGATTTGCTTATGTCTACCAGAGGCTCCAGCAACCATTGTCTGATATCCTCATGCAGAATAAGGACAGCACACCATCAGCACCACCACAG GTTGTGATCCTGGAGAGACGAAATGCCGCAGGGAAGGTCTTCTATAAACCTGTTACTGCATGGAACGGCAGTGAGGAAGACAAGCAACGTCTTCTGGAGGAATTAGATAAACTGCAAAAGGACCCTTCTATCCTCGTCTATGATGCAATGCTACCCGAGCTCAACAATGAGTTTGCCTCT ATGTTTTTGATCCGATGGATCTATGCATCTTATGATTATCTCTCTGAAGTCATTGATGATATTCTACATAATAACTG GCGTGAGATGATGCCTCTTCTCTCACTGATTTTCTCTGCCTTGTTTATCTTGTTTGGAACTGTGGTCATCCAAGCCTTCAG TGACTCAAGTGAAGATAAGCAGACAAAACCAAAGGCAAAAGATGGAACAAAAGCAGAAAATGGGTCACCGGGTATGAGTAGCACTTCAAG TCGGCCTCCAAAGAAGAGTTTtgttgaggtgacagagttgacgGATATCACGTACACCAGCAACCTGGTAAAACTGAGGCCAGGACACATGAATGTGGTGCTGGTGCTCACAGACGCCACCAAGAACATCCTCCTCAGCAAGTTTGCCAAGGAGGTCTACTCTTTCACTGG GAGCCTGACGCTGCACTTCTCCTTCCTAAATATTGACAAGCACAGTGAATGGATGAACACGCTGCTAGAATACGCCCAAGATGCCATGCAGATCGACACAGACCGGGAGGAGGGGAGCAGCCACAAGATGGACTATACCGGCTACGTGCTGGCTCTTAATGGCCACAAAAAGTACCTCTGTCTCTTTAAGCCCGTCTACACTGGGGAGGACCTGGACAGTAAGTCGTCTGAGGAAGAAGGGGGTGCCACAGCGGGTAGATCAAGGTCCAGTTCACGTGATGATCACCCGCCGCGCAAATCCAACCGATCTCGCTCCATATCCACCCTGCAAATCCACCATAAACTGGACCGCCTGGGCCTGTGGATGGAGAGGCTGATGGAAGGCACTCTGCCTCGTTATTACATTCCCGCCTGGCCAGGGCTGGACAAGATCACggccaataaataa
- the casp9 gene encoding caspase-9, with the protein MDERHKTVLQRNRTNFVRDLDPSALYDGLLEKGVFTQDMIDEIKSSGTRRDQARQLVRDLETRGRRAFPCFLECLRETGQDGLAEHLQNGEPPVQPQLEFPIHVVRPVVQPLPVFSPVDVDKHCKDVSPVYPLQKPTTTPSSSPEKDYTRQRSQGRTRRDSIQSYKMDATPCGHCLIINNVEFEPQSELSNRTGSNIDCDKLERRFKALRFIVEVKTNVKYKQIRHALSALSKRDHSLYDCCVVIILSHGTEVSHNRFPGAVHGVDGPIVPVQLITNYLNGQHCPSLQGKPKLFFIQACGGGERDTGFEVSPDEARPSIGGLDDQTDAIPMSSSSDSLSMSDETDARATLPTPCDILVSYSTFPGYVSWRDAQLGSWYVETLDRILEENVSTDDLVTMLMMVNNEVSQNSAKGLYKQIPGSFNFLRKLLYFQTTPQKQSSA; encoded by the exons ATGGACGAGAGACACAAAACGGTTCTCCAACGCAACAGGACCAATTTTGTGAGAGACTTGGACCCTTCAGCTCTTTATGATGGACTTCTCGAAAAAGGAGTATTCACTCAAGACATGATTGATGAAATAAAG AGTTCAGGAACCAGACGGGATCAAGCCAGACAGCTAGTCCGGGACTTAGAGACCCGTGGTAGGCGGGCCTTCCCTTGCTTCCTGGAGTGCCTTCGAGAGACTGGTCAAGACGGACTGGCAGAGCATCTACAGAATGGGGAACCACCAGTCCAACCTCAGCTCGAGTTCCCCATTCATGTTGTTCGTCCTGTGGTCCAGCCTCTTCCAGTTT TCTCTCCCGTGGATGTTGATAAGCACTGTAAAGATGTTTCCCCAGTCTATCCATTACAGAAGCCCACCACAACACCCAGTTCAT CACCTGAAAAAGACTATACAAGACAGAGGTCACAAGGGAGAACTAGACGCGATAGTATTCAG AGCTATAAAATGGATGCCACCCCGTGTGGACACTGCCTAATCATAAACAATGTAGAGTTTGAACCCCAGAGTGAGCTCAGCAATCGTACAGGGTCCAACATAGACTGTGACAAGCTGGAGAGAAGATTCAAGGCTCTCAGATTTATTGTTGAAGTGAAGACAAACGTGAAATACAAA CAAATAAGACATGCGCTGTCAGCCTTATCCAAGAGGGATCATTCACTCTATGACTGCTGTGTGGTTATCATTCTGTCCCATGGGACTGAG GTGAGCCACAACCGCTTCCCTGGTGCAGTACATGGTGTAGATGGACCCATTGTGCCAGTTCAGCTCATCACAAACTACCTCAATGGCCAGCATTGTCCATCCTTACAGGGCAAACCCAAGCTTTTCTTTATACAGGCATGTGGAGGAG GTGAAAGAGACACAGGCTTTGAGGTGTCCCCTGACGAAGCAAGGCCATCCATCGGTGGACTAGATGACCAGACAGATGCTATTCCCATGTCATCAAGCAGTGACTCTCTGAGCATGTCTGATGAAACTGATGCCAGAGCCACACTGCCCACACCTTGTGACATTCTGGTGTCCTACTCAACCTttcctg GCTATGTGTCCTGGAGAGATGCCCAGTTGGGCTCTTGGTATGTGGAAACACTGGATCGTATCCTTGAAGAAAACGTATCTACTGATGACTTGGTCACTATGTTGATGATG GTTAACAATGAGGTCTCCCAAAACTCTGCCAAAGGACTCTACAAGCAAATCCCCGGCTCTTTTAACTTTCTTCGCAAGCTTCTGTATTTTCAAACTACGCCACAGAAACAAAGTTCTGCTTGA